In Rattus norvegicus strain BN/NHsdMcwi chromosome 1, GRCr8, whole genome shotgun sequence, a genomic segment contains:
- the Or51v8 gene encoding olfactory receptor Olr120, with product MSLFLMSNLSTSRFVLTGFPGLEVYYILFAIPFSVIYAMVFLGNCMILHVIRTEPSLHQPMFYFLAMLALTDLCMGLSTVHTVLGILWSFLQEISLDACIAQSYFIHGLSFMESSVLLAMSFDCYIAICNPLRYSSILTNDRIIKIGVAILCRSSMLIPPVIIRLKFLNYCRPHFLSHSFCLHQDLIRLSCSDIRFNSFYALSLVICTLLLDAVLILASYVMILHTVLSIASREERIKSLQTCVSHISAVLVFYIPIIGLTMVHRFGKHLSPLVQVLMGNIYILFPPLMNPIIYSIKTQQIRVRIQRLFSLNGT from the coding sequence ATGTCTCTTTTTTTGATGTCAAACTTAAGTACCTCTAGATTTGTTCTCACTGGATTTCCTGGCCTGGAAGTCTACTATATCTTGTTTGCCATTCCTTTCTCAGTCATCTATGCAATGGTGTTCCTGGGAAACTGCATGATACTTCATGTGATCCGGACAGAGCCAAGCCTGCACCAGCCCATGTTCTATTTCCTGGCCATGTTAGCCCTCACAGACCTTTGCATGGGGCTGTCCACTGTGCACACAGTGCTGGGCATCCTTTGGAGCTTCCTTCAAGAGATCAGCCTTGATGCCTGCATTGCACAGTCTTACTTCATTCATGGTTTGTCCTTCATGGAGTCCTCCGTTCTACTCGCCATGTCCTTTGACTGCTACATTGCCATTTGCAATCCTCTACGCTATTCCTCCATCCTAACCAATGACAGAATCATAAAGATTGGAGTGGCCATCTTATGTAGGAGTTCTATGCTCATTCCTCCGGTTATTATCCGCCTGAAGTTCTTAAATTACTGCCGGCCTCATTTCCTCTCCCACtctttctgcctgcaccaagactTGATTCGACTGTCATGTTCAGATATCCGCTTTAACAGTTTCTATGCTCTGTCTCTGGTGATTTGCACCCTGTTGCTGGATGCAGTGCTCATTCTTGCCTCCTATGTGATGATCCTGCACACAGTTCTGTCCATTGCATCCCGGGAGGAGAGAATCAAGTCTTTGCAAACGTGTGTATCTCACATTTCTGCcgttttggttttctacatccccatCATTGGTCTGACCATGGTTCACCGTTTTGGGAAGCATCTCTCTCCACTGGTTCAGGTCCTCATGGGCAACATTTACATCCTTTTCCCACCCTTGATGAACCCCATTATATATAGTATCAAGACTCAACAGATACGAGTGAGAATCCAGAGACTGTTTTCCTTGAATGGAACCTAA